Sequence from the Candidatus Rokuibacteriota bacterium genome:
ACCACCATGGGGCCGGCCGGGAGCGCACCCCGGGACTGGGCGACGCCGTAGTTCCGCCAGGCGGTCTCGAGCGCGGCCTTGAAGGTCGCGCAGGCCGACTGCTGGTAGAGCAGCGGGACCCGGTTGGCGTAGCGGATGACGCGGGCCAGCTCGCTGTCATCCTCCCGCTGCTCGCCCTCGGCGAGCGGGACCGCGGGCGCCTCCGGCGTGGCCGCCGCCTGGTCCGGCCCCTTCCCGTAGGCGAGCCCCGCTTCAATGATGAACGGGTTGCCGCGGTACACCGACGGGGGCCGGGTCACCGCCGTGTAGAACTCTCCCTTGATCTGCTTGTACAGGCCGTGGAGGATCGCCTTCTCGCCGATGGGCGAGATGCAATTGGACGGCGGCGCCATGATCTTCGTCGCCTGGATGGCCTTGTAGAGCGCCTCGGCGTCGGCGCCGTGGACGTTCCGCGGCCGCGCGTTCGGCGACAGCCTGGCCGTCCGGCAGACCTCCTGGGCGACGGATGCGGAGACCCGGCTGAAATCGGCGGCGAGGAATCCCGCGAGCGAGTGGCTCCGCGTGTCGTGGAGCATCCGCAGGAGAACGCCGAACTCGATCCCGTACGGATGCGGCTTGATCTCGCGGGGCTGGGGCGGCAGCTCGTCGATCGTCCGGGGGTACTCCCGCGTCTCCCCTTCCGGCGTGTGGTAGAGGAGCCGCACGTGCGGATTGGCGATGGCGACCTGCTCGAGGAACTCGTCCACCGAGGCGCGGCCTTTCTGATAGCGCCCCTCGATCTCGAGGGCCACCTGGGTGCCGCGCGGGTGCTCCCAGTCGATCTTCTTGCTCTCGAAGATCCTGGGCTCGTTCTTCTTGGTGTCGATCTGGACCTCGAAGTAGTGGGCCGCGGCCCGCGCGCCGGTGCGCGAGATGATCTGCACCGGCTTGCCGGTCGTGAGCTGGGCGTACATGCCGGCCGCGGAGATCCCGATCCCTTGCTGGCCGCGGCTCATGCGCAGGCGGTGGAACTTCGAGCCGTAGAGGAGCTTGGCGAAGATCGGCGGAATCTGCTGCCGGACGATGCCGGGGCCGTTGTCCGTGACCGTGACGCGGAAGCGGGTCGCCTGGCTGGCAGGCAGCGGCGCCTCCCCGTTGCTCGAGGCGACCGCCAGCCTGACGACGACCTCGGGCAGGATGCCCGCTTCCTCGGACGCGTCGAGCGCATTGTCGACGGCTTCCTTGACGCAGGTGAGAAGCGCCTTTCTCGGATTGTCGAAGCCGAGCAGGTGGCGGTTCTTGGTGAAGAACTCGGAGACGGAGATGTCCCGCTGGCGGGCGCCCATCTCGGCGGCGGATGGGGCGGCCTTCGGCGCGGCAGTCGGGGTCCCGGCCGGCAGGGTCGCCATCTCCTTCCTTGATATCAGACGTCTGCTCGGCGACGCATCTTTATGGTCATCGGGGTAGAATCGCCCCATGAAGATCCGCATCGGGGTGGGGGCGGCCGGCGCCTCCTCGACGCCGGAGGCGCTGGGCGAGCTCGTCACGGCGATCGATGAGCTCGGGTTCGACTCGCTGTGGCTCTCGGAGGTGCTGACCGGCCCGGTGATCGATCCCGTCGTGGGGCTCGCCTGGGCGGCGGCGAGCAATCCGAGGGTGAAGCTCGGGACCACGATGCTCCTGCCGGGCCGCAACGTGCTCAGGCTCGCCAAGCAGCTCGCGAGCCTGGACGTGCTGTGCCGGGGGCGGCTCCTGGTGACGCTCGTTCCCGGGCTCACGTACGCGCCGGAGCGCGAGGCGATCGGCGTCGAGCCCCGGCGCCGGGGGGCGGTCATCGACGAGGCGCTGCCGCTCCTGCGGCGCCTGTGGGCCGGCGAGACGGTGAGCCACGACGGCCCCGCCGGCAGCTTCCACGATGTCAAGCTCTCCCCGCTGCCGGTGCGGCAGCCGCTCGAAGTGTGGCTGGGCGGCACGGTGCCCGCCGCCCTCGAGCGCTGCGGGCGATTGTCGGATGGCTGGCTGCCGTCGCTCTGCACGCCCGACGAGGCGGCAGCGGGACGCGTGGTGATCGACGGAGCGGCGGCCAGGGCCGGACGCGCGCTCAGTCGCGAGCACTTCGGCGTGAGCATCGGCTACGCGCGCGAGCCCATCGATCCGGCCACCGCGCGCGTCATGACCGCCCGCCGGCCGCGGGCCCTCGAGCTGACGCCGGTGGGGCTGCCGGCTCTGCGTCAGGTCATCGAGCGGTTCGTCGGAGTCGGCGTCTCCAAGTTCGTCGTGCGTCCGGTGGCCCCGCCGACGTCCTGGCGCGCCGAGCTCGAGGCCCTGTCCACGGCGGTGGGCGACCTCCAGACGTGACGGGGCGAGCCGCCGCTGGTCCAGGTTCAGCGCCATGACGGACTGCGTCCCGAGACCGGCCCTCCCGGAAGCGGTGGCGTGACCGTGGCGAGCGCGCTGGACGGGCTCATGGTCCTGGATCTCGCCACCTTCGTGGCCGCCCCGTTCTGCTGCACTCTGCTCGGGGAGTTCGGCGCCGACGTCATCAAGGTGGAGCAGC
This genomic interval carries:
- a CDS encoding DNA topoisomerase VI subunit B encodes the protein MATLPAGTPTAAPKAAPSAAEMGARQRDISVSEFFTKNRHLLGFDNPRKALLTCVKEAVDNALDASEEAGILPEVVVRLAVASSNGEAPLPASQATRFRVTVTDNGPGIVRQQIPPIFAKLLYGSKFHRLRMSRGQQGIGISAAGMYAQLTTGKPVQIISRTGARAAAHYFEVQIDTKKNEPRIFESKKIDWEHPRGTQVALEIEGRYQKGRASVDEFLEQVAIANPHVRLLYHTPEGETREYPRTIDELPPQPREIKPHPYGIEFGVLLRMLHDTRSHSLAGFLAADFSRVSASVAQEVCRTARLSPNARPRNVHGADAEALYKAIQATKIMAPPSNCISPIGEKAILHGLYKQIKGEFYTAVTRPPSVYRGNPFIIEAGLAYGKGPDQAAATPEAPAVPLAEGEQREDDSELARVIRYANRVPLLYQQSACATFKAALETAWRNYGVAQSRGALPAGPMVV
- a CDS encoding LLM class flavin-dependent oxidoreductase, whose product is MKIRIGVGAAGASSTPEALGELVTAIDELGFDSLWLSEVLTGPVIDPVVGLAWAAASNPRVKLGTTMLLPGRNVLRLAKQLASLDVLCRGRLLVTLVPGLTYAPEREAIGVEPRRRGAVIDEALPLLRRLWAGETVSHDGPAGSFHDVKLSPLPVRQPLEVWLGGTVPAALERCGRLSDGWLPSLCTPDEAAAGRVVIDGAAARAGRALSREHFGVSIGYAREPIDPATARVMTARRPRALELTPVGLPALRQVIERFVGVGVSKFVVRPVAPPTSWRAELEALSTAVGDLQT